The genomic region CTTTGGGCGTTCGTGTTGTAATTCACAATTTCTGCCACTAGAGGACTCTAGAGCTCTTCAGACACTCTTCACTTAGAGGGTCAACTGAAGGAGCGAAAACTTCCGGTACATTCCGAAGCCAGTGAATAGGGGTCAAGTCCTCAACTTGAACAGATTTTTAAGTACTTcggttatttatttacttattggcACCGAGTTCCTAAAGAATATGAATAACAAAGCATAAGCACTGCACGCAGTGCAAATCTGTGTTTAGATGTTAAATTCTGGTGCTTCTGACTGACTCAAATAATTATAATCTTGAAAGTGCATGATTgcataactttattttaatataagtttttgaaattaaaaaacaaacaaatcattGACTGCTAAACATGCTGTATATATAAGTAATGTCCAGTCACTTGGTGAAATATCTGACACGATTTGCATAAACTTCCGATAAGAAACGTCGGACGCCGACGGTTTCTGCAAAACTGCCAGCTAGAAATAGatccatttaattttaattgaaattatgtAGTTGCCTGTCAGTTCTGGTTATgggtgaaattaattaaaaaggctGTGCCATTGCCACCTAAGCAGGAATGTAATGGAAAGTGTGATGAACTCACCTCCTTCGAGTCGTCCGTTTCTCTCGCAGGGAATGAAGCTGTGCTACGGATTTCCACATAGACTCCTTCTGCTTGGAAAACACAAGAGcttcattttattcataattCATCATTAGCACTGCAGCCAAAATCGTTCAATTAAAGTTAAATGTGCTTTGACTGGTTTGAAAGACAAGGGAGACAATAGCTTGatgaatattaaatttttttcgcTGAGGCTAGGAGAATGAAATTTGCTGACATCGACAGATTCACTTATTCATGTTTAAGAAGAATACGTATATAAAGTAGTATTTCATATTAATTATAACTTAAGGAATGTCAAGTGTTGTGTTTATAATGACAGTAGAGCAGGATTGAAGTGATTCATGCTTTGCAGTCTCAGGCAACGCTTATGGAAATGTACGATATGAATAGAGCTGACAAGTCGACGCCGGCGGTTTTACAGTGTGTCGGCAGGGTGGCCCTTTTAAAACATCACTTAGGCGTAGATGTAACATTGTGCCTCACTGTCCAGTGTCCTACAACACGTTATGCGCTTTTAATTTATGATGTCACAGAAAAGCGGTGACCCTCAGGATCCGCTGCAATGTAGTCTTTTTAACGAGGTCATTAAGGCACATTGTTTTAtgattttctattttctgtATCCGTGCTGCATTTAGATTCATGCCAAAAAAAGTACACTGAGGGGCTACTGGGATAACTTTTTTCTAGGATTTGCACGAAAACCCACTTTCCATATGCTTCAGAACTGCAGACTCCTGGCCCTGTCCAAACCGCTCACATGATTTCTACACCTGCGGCCAAGCAGTGAGTGTAGTAGCTGCTGTGTGTCGTCGAGCTCCGCGCGGAGTCCCACGCGCCACGCATCGCTTCGTGCCACCAGCGCTCTCGTGCTCGACGCTGCTTCTTTAAGGCGGACGCGCCTTCTTCATGAAGCGGTACAAAGTACAGAGGGAGGGGTTATGTTTTCTTGCACATCCCTTCGGCTATAGAGTATAAGTCGTCCCCAAGTGCCTGCCACCTGTGTCGTGGGAGTGCGGTACTCGTAATTGCGTGTGGGAGCTCCTAAGATCTTCGGTAGAAGAAAAGTAAGTAAATGTGTTGAACCTTGGACTTCGCGTCGGAGTTCTGTGTGGGGAGCCCTGTGGAGCGCTGCTGCGCGTCAGTGTGAGGCTCCAGATAAATTCCGCTTTTCAGGGAGCCCCCCGTTCGTTGGGCGCGCGCTGTCCACTACACGCATGACATCGATGTCATGACAAGAAGACGCGGAGCAGCGCGTGCGCGCCGGTGTGCGGCTCATGCTCTTGTTCAACAGATGGCTGCTAGTGCTCACATCACATGGATGAGTGAACGTGATGAATCGATTCCCGGCTTGTACACTCCCTCGAGGGGAGCCTTCGCGTTGTTTTCGCGATGTCCTCCGGAGTAACGGCTTTCTTTGTCGGAATGCTGCTCTCCGCCTCTGTGTCTCAGTTCACTCGGTCTTCAGCCGCAAGCAAGTTGTTTAcgcggcacacacacactgacacacacacacacacacacacacacacacacacacacacattttcagaaccgcttgtcccttacggggtcacggggaaccggagcctacccggcaacacagggcgtaaggccagagggggaaggggacacacccaggacgggacgccagtccgtcacaaggcaccccaagcgggacttgaaccccagacccaccggagagcaggactgtggtccaacccactgcgccaccgcaccccacactgacacacagttaGTCCTTATTATTCTCATTTATTCGCACTTCACCGTGGAATTATTCTTTATTCGGCCGCTGtctttctccaaggcgactgaTAATAATATTCGTGCAGCGTGGTGTAGTTGCTGTGTGTCAGGTGAGGATAAACTGAAGGGCACTCCGTGAGTGCGGTTTGTAGGTGGCCCAAGAGATCTAACCCATATATACTGCCCAAATGATTTCATTAAGTAAGTCCTCCTTTCAAAGGCATTCACGGTGTCATGACTTTATGCTTGGTTTTCTGGTTGATTTCATGGTGATTCCTCCTTGTAGCAGATTCTCTGTAATGGCCTCAAGCCTGTCTTGCCTTGCCTCGGATCAAGCCAGGTACCATAAGATTTTCCAAGTGTTCCTCGACTGCTCCACTGAGCATCAGTGTATGAAGGAATTCATCCTCAGCACCCTCCCTCATGTCTTTACCAGGTAATCCACAGATGGTGAGCTAAATTCTCTTTAAAAGTAACACAGTGCTTAGGGATGGTGTGACCACAGTACTCTTTGGGGTCGGGCTGCTGACCATCAGCAGTTTTTTCCTGGAAGAACACAGTTGCATGTTGTAAGAGATCAGGCAGTCAGGATGACGTGACATCTCAGAACTTGAGATGGTGTAACCTGGCTGGTGGGTGGGGAATGCGAAATGTCTGGTACCTTCTCATGTGACTGTCTGAAATCTTAGTCTTTTCTTTTAcctataaatgcaaattttgtcAAATCAGTAATAAGTAAAGGAATTCCACATTTTAATGTAGATTGTATAAGTTACTTAAATCTTGATTTTGTTGTTAATATACAGTAAGAGTTTAAAGTCTCTTTCAAATTCAGTGTGCAGATGTTCAATTGTTTAATTTGTAAAGCATAGAAATGATAATGGCAACAAAAGTACAGTCTTCCTAATAATGGTTCAATATCTGTCTCCGGTAGCATTGTACAAGGAAAATCCAGCATCAATATCCTGGGAGTTGGGAGTGGATCAGGTAAGATGACATTTGGTCACTAACTAGCAAAGAGAAGTTTTTGGAAGCTATGACTCCCTTCTTGCTGTGGGTAGTACTGCTACCTTACAGCACCTGTGTTACTTGGGCATACACTGGAATCCAACTCAGTCAgtgtaaagtttgcatgttctccccatgtttccGTGGGAAGCTTAGAAACCTATTTACTGTGGGAGGACCCTGCTtcagacaagcggttgttgacaatgggtGGATGGTGTACAAACTAagaatttttcttgtttctcccTCTTCAAAAAGCAAGGACTATTGGCCAAAATGTTATGATTTTGTTGGGTGAACTGCCTTCCCACATCCCCTGCTAAAATTTGAAGAAAGCATTGTTTGGCCTGCCCTGTACAGAGTTCACAGCATACACAATTGCACTTGTCATGAGCTACTTCACACAGGTGCAATGTCAGTGCAAAAATACAGTCCTCTTTTGCTAGAAGGTAAGAAacagtggcatagcaggtagcaccagtgcctcacagcttcagTGGTTCcagctctgggtttggatccGGCTCAGGCTgaagtttgcatggtctccttGCATTcattcagtccaaagacatgtacaGAAGGCAGCAGTAAACAACTTACATACCTTTCCACACCATAAAAGCCACACTGGTGGTGACCAAGAGCAGGCTTCAACTTGATGCCACTTAGCTTTTATTACCTCGCAATAAATTTGAAACAAGTGTGTTATAGTAAGAAGTTTTATTGCATCAGAAGAGGGGCTTTCAAACCATGCCTTTCCCAGTTAAATGCTGTGGAGTAGGTCTGTAATAAAACAGCTATTCttgtattaaaaacatttaccagCAGCTTGGCAGGGAAGACTTCACATTGTACTACTATAGAACTCAAAGATTATGATACAGCCCAGCTTAGTGCCAATGTGTACTCTACAGACAGCGATATAACAACTTGTAAGATATAGAGGGGGTAGCAATTGTTACCAGAGGCTTGTTTGTACATTGGAGGGCATAGCTATGCTTGACATTAGGATAGTTGGCTCTTTGCTCCACTTTTAAAAGCTATTTCTAGTTAGAAATGCACTGGTTTGTCCAATAAGCAAGGCCTGCTTCTGCAGAAGAATTTCTAGTAAGTTATATGACTGCATATCTTTGTGCTACTGaatagtagaaaatgtttcataaacaaTATGATTAGGTATGGCATTTGACTAAAGGGCCTTAAGATGAACCTATTAACCTGCTGCAGTACAGAACTTGTTTCTTGGAAAGCTGCTTGGCTGAAACTCACTGAAGCACTAATGCGTAGGTTTAAAAGTAAAGATGATTGCAAATGGAtataaaaaaagggaaaatgactGGATAATTCAGATGCACATGAACATGTTTACCTTAGCATGTATAGTCCTTCCGGATACAGCGCTTGCTCTAGCAAGGCTTATCAAATGGGTACCCAAATGGAATAAAGAGTTCCTTTTgacacttgtttgttttttaggAGAGATGGACCTAGAAATGTTATCACAGCTGCATCAACAATACCCAGGCGTAACTGTGGATTATGAGGTTGTGGAGCCCTGCAGTCAGATGATGGGAAACTATAAGGGTACCTTGGTCTTTATTCAGCTTTTGGCCAtattgcaaaattttttttaattgaaagtaatttcaatcatttttactttatacGTTTTTTAATGTTAGGTTTTAAATTGAGAAGTTAATGTTTATCAGTTGGTGAATATTGCTTTACCTTCCACAGCACTTGTGTCAAAGACTCCCAACCTAGAGAAGATTAATTTCACTTGGAATCAGATGTCGTCTTCTGAATTTGAAAAGCACTGGAAGACCAAACAGTCCACTAAAAAGATGGACTTCATCCATATGATTCAGGTGCCAGTATCTAACAAGCCTTTACTTTTACACTGCCTTTTGTCTTTaaatgtactctttttttttttttcttcaacggTGCTTCTTGTGGGAAATGTTAGATCTTAGCACTACATCAAGAGAAAGACATCATATGCCAAGCTGCTTCAGTAGGCTGGGGAAAGAAGGTAGCTATCTACATTTGGCTATCTAAGGTATTTGTACATATGCAGATTATGCAGTGTGCTGTTAGTCCCAACTAGATGGTTTTAATAAGGGATGGTACAGACCAAGAGTATCCCCAGATGGAAAGCAAGGGGAAGCCTCTTAGGAAGACGTGCAAGTTGTGCATGTAGTGGCATTGGAAGGTTTTAGGGCTAATTGCCAACATATGTCCACCACCTTCTCTGGAGCTGTGGATCGCCTTTCCAGGGGTATCACTTTTAATACAGCCTTCATGAGGGGAGGAGGTGTCTGCCCCAAGAAACGGTTCCCTTGCACCGTGTTCTTTAGAAGTGCAGTTGGAGTGACCGAATGAGTGAGGTACTGTGAGGAGAAGATGGGTTAAAGGCTCTGTCACACCAGTGCATGTTAAAGGTGTGTAGCTGCTCCGGAGACACAAGCTGGATTCTTAGAACGCTTATAATTCCTTCTGAAAAAGATGAGTTGACAATTCTTTAGcctgctttttaaattaattgtctCTTTGATTTTTATCCTTCCCACATCCCTGCTTTTTTCCTACCTCAGGTTCAAGGCTTGTACATCTAGGCTTTGTATTACACCTAACtggatatatttttaattcaacaATCATTCATTACTTGCTCATAAGCTTAAGATAACACCAGTCAGTAAGAAAACTGTAAACCGCACAGTGTTCAATGGCTGGAATGTGAGCCTCCTCACAATTTTTCATGTCTGTACTAAAAAAATGCCTAGTATTTCTGTTATCAGGATGTTTAATGTTACATTAAAGTGCAATATTGTCTGACACAAAAAGTCTGAAGAAGATGTTGCCCTGGAAAAAGATGTAAGTTCCAGACCTGCATTTAATTGTGCATTCAGTCTATTTCTTGGTGCATTTATTTTCGGAATTGGATTCAGTTTTACtttatatgcaataaatattgtaaagGCATGTGCAAAGTATGAGCTTCAACTTTAATACAGCTTTCTTGTAAGGCTTTTCTTTGAGGCACCAAAAAGCTAACTAGGCAGCAAGAATGCTGCATGGCTCTCATCCTCCTACATCCAGTGTCTTGGAATATTATAACCATGGGAGAAGTGTACATAACTATTAAAGACTTTACTGTTACTTGGAAACATTGAGTGTTTCTGCCCATTACAGAACACTGCGTAAATAAGTTGTATACCTCCATGTTCTCACCCTTGGACATGCAGTCATCTcgtgtggtgggggagggggaataaATTCAGTTCAGCTTTGCTGGAAATTACTGAGaggattttaaaatctttaCCGTATGTTGCTGACCTTCAGATGCTGTACTACGTTACTGATCCCGATGCTACGGTCTCATTTTTCCGGAGCCTTCTGAGTGAAAATGGAAAGCTTCTCATCATTCTTGTTGCTGGTAAAGTGTATTTCCTTCACCGTTCACCTGGGTTGTAATTTGCTATAAATGTGAAATAGGTGTTATTATTAAAAGATGTTGAATGAGGCAAATACTAAAATTTCATGTCATGCATACATGATCTTTTTCTACCATTTACACATGGGTAATATACAGATGAAGTCTTTGTATAAGTgttacacgtgtgtgtgtgtgcctgcagtCCATAAAATTATGACATTAGCTTGTGCTGAAGGGTAAAGTCTTTAGTGGCTCAACCTTAAGCCTTTGTACTCATGTTTATAAATCTTAACTTTTTTGGCTTCACTCCAGGAGAGAGTGGCTGGGGACGGCTATGGGCAACCCATTGCAAGGAACTGTGTAATTCTGAAATCTCCCAGTGCATTACCACATACAACATCAAGAGCTATCTTGACACTATTGGTGTCAGCTACAAATCATATCTCCTTCCTTCAACAATGGACATCACTGAATGCTTCTTTCCCGGGGGCGAAAAGGGGGAACTCCTTCTAGACTTCCTCACTGAGGTGTCTGATTTCAGCAAGTCTGCATCTCCTGAACTGAAGGGCAGGGTGTTAGACAGCTTGCAAAAACCAGAGTGCAGCACTGTTGTTGATGGCAGAGTTATATTTAATAACACTTTGGAGGCCTTAATTGTAGAACCCTGAGCTGGGGGGTATGCCTctggatactttttttttttgacaagcACAGCTGTGATTTAGACTAACCATATTAATATCTAGTTTAAAGACTAGTTTTTGTTATCAATTGTTTGATAATTGAACACAATGTTTTCCAGTCATTAAGGAAATGGGTTTTATACTTTCAAAATTAACGCACTCAGGTGTCTTGTAGCTACTTGCAAACAGGCCAGCTGGGTGTTACGAAAGTTTGCAGGTGGGTACATTCCGTTCTGTGTGATATGCACATATTCATAGGACATAGAGAAGATAGACTGTGTACTGTGCACTACACTTGAGTCTTACCGGAGTCTTGGTAAGAACCCATCTTGCCAGCTGTCCAAAAACTGCACCATAGTTAAGTGTATTTGCTAGATGTTGGTGTGTAAGAAGGGGGGGTTGCTTTATTTACTCTTGAGGACCGTAAAATTTGTGTGTACTCCTGTGAATTTAATCAGATGTCTGcaaatgcatatatttaaaaGGTTTTACAGAAAAATTGCTGGCTTGTCTGCAAAGTAATCTGTATAACACATACTTACCAGACAGTAAAGGGTTAGTACAAAGAGGAATTGGAATGAGCAACTTCTCATTAcatgatgtttttaataaaaggtTTTACTCCAGATAAAAGGGGCAAGAATTTagatttatttgtgtgtgtgtgtttagctggatgcttttctccaaagcaatgtacaatgttaaggtagtGACTTattcatacagc from Scleropages formosus chromosome 12, fSclFor1.1, whole genome shotgun sequence harbors:
- the hnmt gene encoding histamine N-methyltransferase translates to MASSLSCLASDQARYHKIFQVFLDCSTEHQCMKEFILSTLPHVFTSIVQGKSSINILGVGSGSGEMDLEMLSQLHQQYPGVTVDYEVVEPCSQMMGNYKALVSKTPNLEKINFTWNQMSSSEFEKHWKTKQSTKKMDFIHMIQMLYYVTDPDATVSFFRSLLSENGKLLIILVAGESGWGRLWATHCKELCNSEISQCITTYNIKSYLDTIGVSYKSYLLPSTMDITECFFPGGEKGELLLDFLTEVSDFSKSASPELKGRVLDSLQKPECSTVVDGRVIFNNTLEALIVEP